In Oryza brachyantha chromosome 2, ObraRS2, whole genome shotgun sequence, a single window of DNA contains:
- the LOC102701333 gene encoding zinc finger protein CONSTANS-LIKE 3-like gives MELGLGRYWGVGGRRCGACAAAPAAVHCRTCGGCGGGGGGYLCAGCDAEHARAGHERVWVCEVCELAPAAVTCKADAAALCASCDSDIHDANPLARRHERVPVQPIGSAASHADAADALLFGGEKDAAVDLPGAVGAAKETTRLDFLFGDFMDPYLGGSPELARFPHADSVVPNHNGSTGAPVELGFAGGSTAGAKPSYSSYTAAASLGNSGSSSEVGLVPDAICGGGGGGIIEFDFAQSKAAYLPYASTPSHSVSSMDVGVAPPEFSGVDGAAAGRAYPAAAGEDRAARLMRYREKRKNRRFEKTIRYASRKAYAETRPRVKGRFAKRADDADAAAPPPPPVMLDFAGYGVVPTF, from the exons ATGGAGCTAGGGCTGGGGAGGTACTGGGGGGTTGGCGGGAGGCGGTGCGGcgcgtgcgcggcggcgccggcggcggtgcactGCCGGACGTgtggcggctgcggcggcggaggaggagggtatCTGTGCGCCGGGTGCGACGCGGAGCATGCGAGGGCGGGGCACGAGAGGGTTTGGGTGTGCGAGGTGTGCGAGCTCGCGCCGGCCGCGGTGACCTGCAaggccgacgcggcggcgctgtgCGCCTCCTGCGACTCCGACATCCACGACGCGAACCCGCTGGCCCGGCGCCACGAGCGCGTCCCCGTGCAGCCGATCGGATCCGCCGCCTCGCAtgccgacgcggcggacgcgcTGCTGTTCGGCGGGGAGAaggacgccgccgtcgacctTCCCGGCGCGGTCGGCGCCGCCAAGGAGACGACGAGGCTGGACTTCCTGTTCGGCGACTTCATGGACCCCTACCTCGGCGGCTCCCCCGAGCTCGCGCGCTTCCCTCACGCCGACAGCGTGGTGCCCAACCACAACGGATCGACCGGTGCCCCGGTGGAGCTGGGCTTCGCCGGCggctccaccgccggcgccaaaCCGTCCTACAGCTCctacacggcggcggcgtcgctcgGCAACAGC GGCTCGTCGTCGGAGGTTGGGCTGGTGCCGGACGCcatctgcggcggcggcggcggtggcatcATCGAGTTCGACTTCGCGCAGTCCAAGGCGGCCTACCTGCCATACGCCTCCACACCCAGCCATAGT GTGTCGTCGATGGACGTCGGCGTGGCGCCGCCGGAGTTcagcggcgtcgacggcgccgccgccgggagggcatacccggcggcggcgggagaggaCCGAGCGGCGCGGCTGATGCGCTACCGCGAGAAGCGCAAGAACCGCAGATTCGAGAAGACGATCCGCTACGCGTCGCGCAAGGCCTACGCCGAGACGCGGCCGCGCGTCAAGGGCCGCTTCGCCAAgcgcgccgacgacgccgacgccgccgcgccgccgccgccgcccgtcatGCTCGACTTCGCCGGCTACGGCGTCGTGCCAACCTTCTAG